Proteins encoded by one window of Paenibacillus urinalis:
- a CDS encoding NUDIX domain-containing protein, translating to MEVRQMATAFLIHKEHVLMMKKANSKIFNFEFWGGIGGHLEHEELNFPMKASYREIEEETGYKENEIENFTLKYILIEESHGELRQQYVYFGETAHRSFIPSVEGELYWIHKSELLNLNISKAIRFTIQHYLENPDLTNICVGVVTADEAEVSLIQWSTVKPTSSF from the coding sequence GTGGAAGTCAGACAAATGGCAACAGCATTCTTGATTCATAAAGAGCATGTATTGATGATGAAAAAGGCTAATAGTAAAATTTTTAACTTTGAATTTTGGGGTGGTATCGGAGGGCATCTTGAGCATGAGGAACTAAACTTTCCGATGAAAGCAAGCTATAGGGAAATTGAAGAGGAAACAGGATATAAAGAGAACGAAATAGAGAATTTCACCCTGAAGTACATTTTAATAGAAGAGAGTCATGGTGAACTCAGGCAACAATACGTTTATTTTGGCGAGACAGCCCATAGGAGCTTTATTCCTTCGGTTGAGGGAGAATTGTATTGGATTCATAAGAGTGAACTATTAAATTTGAACATCTCAAAAGCCATCAGGTTTACTATTCAGCATTATCTTGAAAATCCTGATCTGACTAATATTTGCGTTGGAGTAGTTACAGCTGATGAAGCAGAAGTTTCGCTTATTCAATGGTCTACTGTTAAACCTACATCCTCCTTCTGA
- a CDS encoding phosphotransferase family protein: protein MNIEDIPAQLVDLIGEIRSISYPKQGHTSLVVKIETRDHQFVIKKTEHDLFNEWLSDEYAALQYLSTTGLLVPSTYAFHVEGDSRWLLMDYIDGISLRHFLSDQPNHRDREEVVSQYGACLRRIHECPCPGPLHKNDPPWIDSMLMKARYNLANYNIDGTEELLKRLDRNRPLPIKNTLIHGDFHTNNVLIKDNKVCGIIDWPRAGYGDPRFDMALAIRPKQGVFDQARDKEVFLESYGRLRITEEEYSYFQEGIYRFF, encoded by the coding sequence ATGAATATAGAGGATATTCCTGCTCAGCTTGTAGATCTAATCGGTGAGATTCGCAGCATCTCATATCCAAAGCAGGGTCATACTTCACTTGTCGTGAAGATCGAAACGCGTGATCACCAGTTCGTGATTAAGAAGACAGAGCATGACTTATTTAACGAATGGTTATCAGATGAATATGCAGCGCTGCAATATCTTTCGACTACGGGTCTGCTTGTTCCAAGCACGTATGCTTTCCATGTGGAAGGCGATTCAAGATGGCTGCTCATGGATTACATAGATGGAATAAGCTTGAGACATTTCTTGAGCGATCAACCTAACCACAGGGATCGAGAAGAAGTGGTGTCTCAATATGGTGCATGCCTAAGGAGAATTCATGAATGTCCATGTCCTGGACCATTACATAAGAATGATCCGCCCTGGATCGATTCGATGCTTATGAAAGCCAGATACAATCTAGCTAATTATAATATAGATGGAACAGAAGAACTGCTCAAGCGACTAGATAGGAATAGACCACTACCGATAAAGAATACGCTGATTCATGGTGACTTCCATACGAATAATGTATTAATTAAAGACAATAAGGTATGCGGCATTATCGATTGGCCCAGAGCAGGCTATGGTGATCCACGATTTGATATGGCACTGGCGATTCGTCCGAAGCAGGGAGTATTTGATCAAGCGAGGGATAAGGAAGTCTTTTTGGAGTCCTATGGCAGGTTAAGGATAACGGAGGAAGAGTATAGCTATTTTCAGGAAGGTATATATCGGTTTTTCTAA
- a CDS encoding foldase protein PrsA, translating into MDNNKPSRFDNEEEKQNSLQEEKEIQQGSEPATESESQLELQSEVQPVTEVETQPEAATDPEMQKDQAENEEQPAAKGKNSVVWMVISGVLAAALIIVLIYPPFGGGKEAVASVNGTDISKDELYNELVTLGGQATLENMITMELVDQAATDANVTVTEEDVNAELETLKTQYGGEEAFNSALAQSGMTLDALKKNMDLQVKMRKILEPQTEVTDEQISTYYEENKASFATPEQVKASHILVETKEEADAIKKELDGGADFATLAKEKSTDTASAANGGDLGFFGEADMVEPFSKAAFSMEINEISDPVQSDYGYHIIMKTDHKEATNPTLEDKKEEIRTILVDQQIGELSSTWMTDLRSNAEISNTLTPAEESTDAATESTDSTEDTGATTNE; encoded by the coding sequence ATGGATAACAACAAACCATCGCGTTTCGACAATGAGGAAGAGAAGCAGAATTCTTTGCAAGAAGAGAAAGAAATACAGCAAGGAAGTGAGCCTGCGACGGAATCGGAATCACAGCTGGAATTGCAATCTGAGGTACAGCCGGTAACAGAGGTGGAAACACAGCCGGAAGCAGCTACAGACCCAGAGATGCAGAAGGATCAGGCAGAGAACGAAGAGCAGCCAGCAGCCAAAGGAAAGAATAGTGTAGTCTGGATGGTGATATCGGGAGTTCTTGCAGCTGCACTGATTATTGTGCTTATATATCCTCCGTTTGGAGGCGGTAAGGAAGCTGTTGCATCTGTGAATGGTACAGACATTTCCAAGGACGAGCTGTATAACGAGCTTGTGACACTTGGCGGACAAGCGACGTTGGAGAACATGATTACGATGGAGCTTGTCGATCAGGCAGCGACTGATGCTAACGTGACGGTTACAGAAGAGGACGTAAATGCCGAGCTTGAAACGTTGAAGACGCAATATGGCGGTGAAGAAGCATTTAACTCGGCACTTGCTCAATCTGGAATGACACTTGACGCTCTTAAGAAAAATATGGATCTTCAAGTGAAAATGCGTAAAATTCTAGAGCCGCAAACCGAAGTAACAGATGAGCAGATCAGCACTTACTATGAGGAGAACAAGGCGTCCTTCGCTACACCAGAGCAAGTGAAAGCTTCTCATATTCTCGTTGAAACTAAAGAAGAAGCAGATGCGATCAAGAAAGAGCTGGATGGTGGAGCAGACTTTGCAACACTGGCAAAGGAGAAATCTACAGATACGGCTTCCGCAGCGAATGGCGGCGATCTCGGATTCTTTGGTGAAGCAGATATGGTAGAGCCATTCTCCAAAGCAGCTTTTTCTATGGAAATAAATGAAATCAGCGATCCAGTGCAGTCGGATTATGGTTACCACATCATCATGAAGACAGATCATAAAGAAGCAACGAATCCAACACTGGAAGACAAAAAAGAAGAGATTCGCACAATATTGGTGGATCAACAAATCGGTGAGCTCAGCTCCACTTGGATGACGGATCTGCGTTCCAATGCCGAGATCTCAAATACACTTACGCCAGCAGAGGAAAGTACAGATGCGGCTACGGAGTCCACTGATTCCACTGAAGATACAGGGGCCACAACAAACGAATAA
- a CDS encoding GNAT family N-acetyltransferase: MITLRKITLENRREIFNLEVTEDQRRYVASNLSSVASCYVLATNGGHPFLFAIYADELPVGFVLITYQITGYELPSIAEDSYCILKLMMDTRYQNQGYGREAMRQILEFIRTCPAGPARYCWISYKAENTAAKKLYERAGFRDNGEVVEGEQVTVLEL, from the coding sequence ATGATTACACTCAGAAAAATTACACTTGAAAACCGACGTGAAATCTTCAATCTGGAGGTAACAGAGGATCAGCGCCGCTATGTAGCCTCCAACCTGTCTAGTGTGGCTTCGTGTTATGTGCTGGCTACGAATGGAGGGCATCCATTTCTTTTTGCCATTTATGCGGATGAACTGCCGGTTGGTTTTGTATTAATCACTTATCAGATAACGGGGTACGAGCTCCCGAGTATTGCAGAAGACAGCTACTGTATCCTGAAATTGATGATGGACACGCGTTACCAGAACCAAGGGTATGGCCGAGAAGCGATGAGACAAATCCTTGAGTTTATCCGTACCTGCCCGGCAGGACCAGCACGGTATTGCTGGATCTCTTATAAGGCGGAGAACACGGCAGCGAAAAAACTGTACGAAAGAGCAGGCTTCCGCGATAACGGTGAGGTCGTGGAAGGGGAACAGGTTACCGTATTGGAGCTCTAA
- a CDS encoding VOC family protein: MKPKINIITLAVNDLERSIAFYKEGLGLPTEGLEEGADHIIFDMEDGISLVLFLRSELEELNTSSSLDLGSKVILSHTAENKEEVDFILQSAVEFGGELLPLQPKEYDWGYSGHFKDLDGHIWEIVSFNFLE; the protein is encoded by the coding sequence ATGAAGCCGAAAATAAATATTATCACCTTGGCGGTAAACGATCTGGAACGGTCGATTGCTTTTTATAAAGAGGGATTGGGCTTGCCGACTGAGGGTCTGGAGGAAGGTGCCGACCACATTATATTTGATATGGAAGATGGGATCTCCTTAGTCTTATTCCTTCGTTCCGAACTGGAGGAGCTTAATACTTCCAGCTCATTAGATCTTGGCTCCAAAGTCATATTGAGTCACACGGCGGAGAACAAGGAAGAAGTCGATTTCATACTACAAAGCGCAGTGGAATTTGGTGGAGAACTGCTGCCTCTTCAGCCGAAGGAATACGATTGGGGCTATTCAGGACACTTTAAAGATCTCGATGGACATATTTGGGAGATCGTAAGCTTTAATTTCTTGGAATGA
- a CDS encoding GntR family transcriptional regulator — protein MKPKYQVIIDDIKSKILSGDYGVGEQIPTESSLQSMYEVSRQTVRKAILELSNEGFLRSEKGSGTYVSNQYRMRTGGGSTKKTIGVITTYISDYIFPSIIRGIESRLNEDNYSLLLASTNNDVAQEKKALEMMLSYGVDGLIIEPTKSNLYNPNIAYYLSFKEQDIPFIMINAYYEEIDVPFLCLDDVQSSYLATKELISNGHTQIGLISKMDDLQGKYRMKGYIKALGEAKLRFHPELVFSFDTETKQALSSNLKEYLDVNREVLTAIVCYNDEVGLEVVHACRQLGISIPEELSIIGQDNSYIAKNANIQLTTLTHPQETMGRDAADWIIRKLQGKRDLPDSTYYQPELVYGETVQKR, from the coding sequence ATGAAACCAAAGTATCAAGTCATCATTGATGATATAAAGAGTAAAATACTATCCGGTGACTACGGTGTAGGAGAACAAATTCCTACGGAATCTTCCCTGCAATCGATGTATGAGGTCAGCAGACAAACGGTTCGGAAGGCGATCCTGGAGCTATCCAACGAGGGTTTTTTGCGGAGTGAAAAAGGATCCGGCACCTATGTCAGCAACCAGTATCGGATGAGAACAGGCGGGGGCTCTACGAAAAAGACGATCGGTGTCATCACAACCTACATCTCCGACTACATCTTCCCCTCTATCATTCGCGGGATTGAGAGCAGACTGAATGAGGACAATTATTCACTCCTGCTGGCCAGCACCAACAATGATGTGGCACAGGAGAAAAAGGCGCTGGAGATGATGCTCTCCTACGGTGTGGACGGACTGATCATTGAGCCTACCAAGAGCAATCTGTACAACCCGAATATTGCATATTACCTGTCATTTAAGGAACAGGACATCCCCTTTATTATGATTAATGCCTATTACGAAGAGATTGATGTCCCTTTTCTGTGCCTCGACGACGTGCAATCGAGCTATCTGGCGACCAAAGAATTGATATCGAACGGACACACTCAGATCGGACTCATCTCCAAAATGGATGATTTGCAAGGAAAGTATCGGATGAAGGGCTATATCAAAGCACTTGGAGAAGCCAAATTACGCTTTCACCCGGAGCTCGTTTTTTCCTTTGATACGGAGACGAAGCAGGCGCTATCGAGCAACCTGAAGGAATACCTGGATGTAAATAGAGAAGTACTGACCGCTATCGTCTGCTATAACGACGAGGTTGGTCTTGAAGTGGTTCATGCGTGCAGACAATTGGGAATCTCAATTCCGGAGGAGCTATCCATCATCGGTCAGGACAACTCCTATATTGCCAAGAATGCGAACATCCAGTTAACGACGCTGACTCACCCTCAGGAAACGATGGGACGCGACGCCGCCGACTGGATCATTAGGAAATTACAAGGCAAAAGAGACTTGCCGGACAGCACGTACTATCAGCCCGAGCTTGTTTACGGTGAAACCGTTCAGAAGCGATAA
- a CDS encoding xylulokinase yields MSSQVSIEQAIAKGETSLGIEFGSTRIKAVLIDGRFQTIASGSYEWENQLKDGFWTYSLDDIITGLQEAYREMKQEVERNYGITLQTVGSIGFSAMMHGYMAFDDSDKLLVPFRTWRNATTGAAARALTEQFQFNIPERWSIAHLYQAILNEEEHVPQIRFVTTLAGYIHWLLTGNKALGIGDASGMFPIDESTQNYNESMIQQFNELVADKGYPWKVSDLLPKVYSAGEAAGVLSEAGAKILDPSLDLQPGIALCPPEGDAGTGMVATNSVRKRTGNVSVGTSVFAMIVLEKDLSKVYPEIDMVTTPNGSPVGMVHANNCSSDLNAWLGLFREFSEAAGQKVDTEKLYSVLLNKALEADPDGGGLLSYGYYSGENITGLEEGRPLFVRSPESKFNLANFMRVHLFTAFGALKIGMDILTKEENVAIDSILAHGGLFKTPVVGQKMMAAALNVPVSVTSTAGEGGAWGMAVLASYLLNKNGEESLEDFLDKKVFSDVEEEEIHPDAADVKGFEVFIERYKKGLVIEQAAVDNLV; encoded by the coding sequence ATGTCGAGTCAAGTAAGCATCGAACAAGCGATTGCTAAGGGAGAAACGTCGCTTGGTATTGAGTTTGGATCCACACGGATCAAAGCCGTTCTTATTGATGGGCGGTTTCAAACGATCGCTTCTGGAAGCTACGAGTGGGAGAATCAGCTGAAGGATGGTTTTTGGACGTACAGCCTGGATGACATTATTACAGGTCTGCAAGAGGCTTACCGCGAGATGAAGCAGGAGGTTGAACGGAATTACGGAATCACTCTCCAAACGGTCGGTTCGATCGGATTCTCTGCGATGATGCACGGATATATGGCTTTTGACGATTCAGATAAACTGCTAGTCCCGTTCCGGACCTGGCGCAATGCAACAACAGGTGCGGCGGCGAGAGCATTGACGGAACAATTCCAGTTCAACATTCCTGAACGCTGGAGCATTGCTCACCTCTATCAAGCGATATTAAATGAGGAAGAGCATGTACCTCAGATTCGATTCGTAACGACATTGGCCGGATATATACACTGGCTGCTCACGGGAAACAAGGCGCTTGGCATCGGTGATGCGTCAGGCATGTTCCCCATCGATGAATCTACGCAAAATTATAACGAATCCATGATCCAGCAGTTTAATGAGCTGGTTGCAGATAAAGGCTATCCGTGGAAAGTGAGCGACCTGCTGCCTAAGGTGTATTCTGCAGGCGAAGCAGCAGGTGTGCTGTCCGAAGCGGGTGCCAAGATATTGGACCCATCACTAGATTTACAGCCAGGCATAGCTCTATGTCCGCCGGAAGGCGACGCGGGAACAGGGATGGTCGCGACGAACAGTGTAAGAAAGCGCACGGGGAATGTCTCGGTGGGCACATCTGTTTTTGCCATGATCGTCCTGGAGAAGGATCTGTCCAAGGTTTACCCGGAGATCGATATGGTTACGACGCCAAACGGCAGTCCAGTGGGTATGGTTCATGCGAACAACTGCTCAAGTGATCTCAACGCATGGCTCGGATTGTTCCGTGAGTTCTCTGAAGCAGCCGGGCAAAAGGTGGATACAGAGAAGCTGTACAGCGTACTGCTGAACAAAGCACTGGAAGCGGATCCTGACGGCGGCGGATTGCTGAGCTACGGCTATTATTCCGGTGAAAATATTACAGGTCTTGAAGAGGGTCGCCCGCTGTTCGTCCGTTCCCCGGAGAGCAAATTTAATCTCGCGAACTTCATGAGAGTTCACCTGTTCACTGCATTTGGCGCTCTAAAAATCGGGATGGACATCTTGACGAAGGAAGAGAATGTCGCGATCGACAGCATCCTGGCTCATGGCGGACTGTTCAAGACGCCGGTCGTCGGCCAGAAAATGATGGCAGCCGCACTTAACGTGCCTGTGTCGGTTACATCGACGGCCGGAGAAGGCGGAGCTTGGGGGATGGCAGTTCTCGCTTCATATCTCCTAAACAAGAACGGCGAAGAGAGCCTGGAAGATTTCCTTGATAAGAAAGTATTCAGCGATGTGGAAGAAGAAGAGATTCATCCGGATGCAGCGGATGTGAAGGGCTTTGAGGTCTTTATCGAGCGATACAAGAAGGGGCTTGTCATTGAGCAGGCCGCTGTGGACAATTTAGTGTGA
- a CDS encoding L-ribulose-5-phosphate 4-epimerase, whose amino-acid sequence MLEQLKEEVFQANLDLPKQGLIKYTWGNVSAIDRESGLFVIKPSGVSYETMKASDMVVVDLDGNVVEGELRPSSDTPTHAVLYKHYAEIGGIVHTHSMWATVWAQAGLDVPVMGTTHADTFYGSIPCARFLTQEEVDRGYEAETGRVIIETFEQRGIDIMSIPGVLLQGHGPFTWGKDAKSAVMNSVVLEEVSKMNLFARELNRFAPELPQRILDKHYLRKHGKDAYYGQK is encoded by the coding sequence GTGTTAGAACAACTGAAAGAAGAAGTGTTCCAGGCAAATCTAGATTTGCCGAAACAAGGACTTATTAAATATACATGGGGTAATGTTAGTGCTATCGATCGGGAGAGCGGATTATTCGTCATCAAACCGAGCGGTGTCAGCTATGAGACGATGAAGGCCAGCGATATGGTCGTTGTGGATCTGGATGGCAATGTGGTTGAGGGAGAACTGAGACCTTCTTCTGATACACCGACACATGCCGTGCTATACAAGCACTATGCAGAGATCGGCGGCATCGTACACACGCATTCCATGTGGGCAACGGTCTGGGCTCAGGCTGGACTTGATGTACCTGTGATGGGAACAACGCATGCGGATACATTCTACGGATCCATTCCATGTGCACGTTTCTTGACCCAGGAGGAAGTGGATCGTGGTTACGAGGCGGAGACAGGTCGTGTCATTATCGAGACCTTCGAGCAGCGTGGTATTGATATCATGTCGATCCCGGGTGTATTGCTCCAGGGACATGGACCTTTTACTTGGGGCAAGGATGCCAAGTCCGCGGTGATGAACAGTGTCGTGCTGGAGGAAGTATCGAAGATGAATCTATTTGCGAGAGAATTAAACCGCTTCGCTCCAGAGCTGCCACAGCGTATTCTTGACAAGCACTATTTGCGCAAGCACGGTAAAGACGCTTATTACGGACAGAAGTAA
- the araA gene encoding L-arabinose isomerase encodes MSAAAKQFWFVVGSQHLYGEEALSEVKAHAQEMTDALNNSGVLPYPLVLQDLAVSADKITSIMKEVNYRDEVAGVITWMHTFSPAKMWIRGTKLLQKPLLHLATQYNESIPWATIDMDFMNLNQAAHGDREYGFINARLNKQNKIVVGYWERPEVQQQIADWMDVAVAYNESFNIRVARFGDNMRNVGVTEGDKVEAQIQFGWTVDYFGIGDLVQVVNEVTEEEINDLFSEYAELYEFDYGTYSKEDWEASVKVQASYEIALKRFLDQGGYNAFTSNFEDLHGMKQLPGLAVQRLMAQGYGFAGEGDWKTAALDRLLKVMSHNESTGFMEDYTYELAAGQESILQSHMLEVDPTLAVNKPKVVVSPLGIGDREDPARLVFDGKAGEGVVVSMADFGTHYKLLINEVSLFEPTTPAPKLPVARVLWNVKPNFQDGVKAWIENGGGHHTVVSLNLTTDQIITYAKLVNLDYVVIK; translated from the coding sequence ATGTCAGCAGCAGCAAAACAATTTTGGTTTGTCGTAGGTTCACAGCACTTGTATGGAGAAGAAGCTCTATCCGAAGTGAAGGCACATGCACAGGAAATGACAGATGCGCTCAATAACAGCGGAGTATTGCCTTATCCGCTTGTACTGCAGGATCTCGCAGTCAGTGCAGACAAAATTACAAGCATTATGAAGGAAGTCAACTATCGTGACGAGGTTGCCGGCGTAATTACCTGGATGCATACGTTCTCACCTGCAAAAATGTGGATTCGTGGAACGAAGCTGCTGCAAAAGCCTTTGCTTCACCTGGCTACACAATATAACGAGAGCATCCCTTGGGCAACTATTGACATGGACTTCATGAACTTAAACCAGGCAGCCCATGGTGACCGCGAGTATGGATTTATCAATGCACGGCTGAACAAACAAAATAAAATTGTAGTTGGCTACTGGGAGCGTCCTGAAGTGCAGCAGCAAATTGCAGATTGGATGGACGTCGCTGTTGCTTATAACGAGAGCTTCAACATCAGAGTAGCCCGCTTTGGCGATAACATGCGTAACGTTGGTGTTACGGAAGGGGATAAGGTAGAGGCTCAAATCCAATTTGGATGGACAGTGGACTACTTTGGCATCGGCGACCTTGTGCAAGTGGTCAATGAGGTAACTGAAGAAGAAATCAATGATTTGTTTAGTGAATATGCGGAGCTGTACGAATTTGACTATGGTACTTACAGCAAGGAAGATTGGGAAGCCAGTGTCAAAGTCCAAGCCAGCTATGAGATTGCCCTTAAGCGTTTCCTCGATCAAGGGGGATACAATGCCTTTACTTCGAACTTCGAGGATCTGCATGGCATGAAGCAGCTTCCAGGTCTTGCAGTACAGCGCCTGATGGCCCAAGGCTACGGCTTTGCGGGTGAAGGCGACTGGAAGACAGCTGCCCTGGATCGTCTGCTCAAAGTCATGAGCCATAACGAGTCAACCGGCTTTATGGAAGATTACACTTATGAGCTCGCGGCAGGTCAGGAATCCATTCTTCAATCCCACATGCTTGAGGTAGATCCAACACTGGCGGTTAACAAGCCTAAAGTTGTCGTTTCTCCACTGGGTATCGGCGATCGCGAAGATCCAGCACGTCTTGTGTTCGATGGCAAGGCAGGAGAAGGGGTTGTCGTATCGATGGCTGACTTCGGCACACATTACAAGCTGCTCATTAACGAAGTATCTTTGTTCGAGCCAACAACGCCTGCGCCTAAGCTTCCTGTTGCCCGTGTGTTGTGGAATGTGAAGCCGAACTTCCAGGATGGCGTCAAAGCGTGGATTGAGAACGGCGGCGGTCACCATACCGTTGTATCCTTGAACCTCACCACCGATCAGATCATAACCTATGCGAAGCTTGTGAATTTGGACTATGTTGTTATTAAATAA
- a CDS encoding GrpB family protein → MKVRLSDYDEVWVRRFQEEADFLMNLFGGEIVNIEHFGSTSVPGLMAKPVIDMICIVNQIDRVDRFNATMHSLGYDVAGDWGIPGRRLFRKGGENRTHHIHFYQAGNPHIQRHLVFRDYLRSHPQEAERYGRFKEELAQRYEHTSEYSPAKKAFVTEMEQLALAWYREAQH, encoded by the coding sequence ATGAAAGTGAGACTGAGTGATTACGACGAGGTATGGGTCAGGCGGTTTCAAGAAGAGGCCGATTTTCTGATGAATCTGTTTGGCGGTGAGATTGTAAACATTGAGCATTTTGGAAGCACCTCAGTTCCCGGTTTAATGGCCAAGCCTGTAATTGATATGATCTGTATCGTGAATCAGATTGATCGAGTTGACCGCTTCAATGCTACCATGCATTCACTGGGGTATGATGTTGCCGGGGATTGGGGAATTCCGGGAAGAAGACTGTTTCGCAAGGGCGGAGAGAACAGAACTCATCATATTCATTTTTATCAAGCAGGCAATCCGCATATTCAGCGGCATCTCGTGTTCAGAGACTATTTGAGAAGCCATCCTCAGGAAGCAGAAAGGTACGGCAGATTTAAAGAGGAACTGGCTCAGCGCTATGAGCACACAAGTGAATACAGCCCAGCCAAAAAAGCTTTTGTGACAGAAATGGAGCAGCTTGCGCTTGCTTGGTATAGAGAAGCGCAGCATTAA
- a CDS encoding ABC transporter permease — MEMTKKHFFSDMGVMLGRSMRHIFRSMDTIITVCITPIAMMLLFVYVFGGAIQTDTDNYVNYLLPGILLIAIASGISYTAYRLFLDKQRGIIERFNTMPISRSALLWGHVLTSVVSNVLSVIVIIIVALIMGFRSQAGILPWLAVAGILILFTLALTWVAVIAGLSANSVEGASAFSYPLIFLPFISSAFVPTDTMPTVVRAFAENQPVTSIVETIRALLSGTPVGNDIWVALAWCVGITIVSYFFAMRVYKNRV; from the coding sequence ATGGAAATGACAAAAAAGCACTTTTTCAGCGATATGGGTGTTATGCTTGGCCGTTCCATGCGGCATATTTTCCGCAGTATGGACACCATCATCACCGTCTGCATCACACCTATTGCCATGATGCTGTTGTTCGTTTATGTATTTGGCGGTGCAATCCAAACGGATACCGATAACTATGTCAACTATCTGCTGCCCGGCATCCTGCTGATTGCGATCGCCAGCGGTATATCTTATACGGCTTACCGTCTGTTTTTGGATAAGCAGCGAGGCATTATTGAGCGGTTCAACACGATGCCCATCTCCCGTTCTGCCTTACTCTGGGGGCATGTTCTAACCTCGGTCGTATCCAATGTTCTATCTGTTATCGTCATCATTATTGTAGCGCTTATTATGGGCTTTCGCTCGCAGGCGGGCATACTCCCTTGGCTTGCAGTTGCCGGAATACTCATCTTGTTCACGCTGGCTCTAACCTGGGTCGCGGTAATTGCCGGACTTTCCGCAAATTCAGTCGAAGGCGCAAGTGCCTTCTCCTATCCACTGATCTTCCTGCCATTTATTAGCTCGGCGTTTGTTCCCACCGATACGATGCCGACGGTCGTTCGCGCCTTCGCCGAGAACCAACCGGTGACTTCGATCGTTGAAACCATCCGTGCGTTATTGTCCGGTACTCCCGTAGGCAACGATATCTGGGTCGCTCTTGCATGGTGTGTCGGGATTACCATCGTCTCCTACTTCTTTGCCATGCGGGTATACAAGAATCGGGTATAA
- a CDS encoding ABC transporter ATP-binding protein codes for MSNLSIKVTGLQKSYKQHQVLKGVDFEVEKGSIFALLGSNGAGKTTTVRILTTLLKQDSGTANVNGFDVAADPNKVRQSISLTGQFAAVDEILTGRENLIMIAKLRYLKNPRQVAAELLTRFGLTDAADRRVSTYSGGMRRRLDIALSLVGNPEVIFLDEPTTGLDPEARIEVWKTVKELADGGKTVLLTTQYLEEAEQLADRIAILHEGRIIASGTLAELKQLFPSAKVEYVEKQPSLEEIFLAIVGTKGEK; via the coding sequence ATGAGCAACCTATCTATTAAGGTTACAGGTCTTCAAAAGTCCTACAAGCAGCATCAAGTCCTAAAGGGGGTCGATTTTGAGGTTGAAAAGGGCAGCATCTTTGCCCTGCTCGGCTCCAACGGGGCTGGTAAAACAACAACGGTCAGAATTCTTACAACACTGCTCAAGCAAGACAGCGGAACCGCGAACGTGAATGGATTCGATGTAGCTGCTGATCCTAATAAGGTACGCCAGTCGATCAGTCTAACCGGACAATTTGCCGCCGTGGATGAAATTTTGACCGGACGAGAAAATCTCATTATGATCGCCAAGCTGCGATATCTCAAAAATCCACGCCAGGTAGCTGCTGAGCTGCTGACACGTTTTGGCCTGACCGATGCAGCCGACCGCAGGGTGTCTACGTATTCCGGTGGAATGCGGCGCAGACTGGACATCGCCCTGAGCCTTGTGGGAAATCCAGAGGTTATCTTCCTCGATGAACCAACCACCGGACTTGATCCTGAGGCGCGCATCGAAGTGTGGAAGACTGTAAAAGAATTGGCTGACGGAGGCAAGACGGTGCTGCTCACCACGCAGTATTTGGAGGAGGCAGAACAGCTTGCCGACCGAATTGCCATATTGCACGAGGGCCGAATTATCGCGAGCGGTACGCTTGCCGAGCTTAAACAGCTGTTCCCATCTGCAAAGGTGGAGTATGTCGAGAAACAGCCTTCACTCGAGGAAATCTTCCTCGCCATCGTCGGAACTAAGGGGGAAAAGTAA